The Macaca nemestrina isolate mMacNem1 chromosome 12, mMacNem.hap1, whole genome shotgun sequence genome contains a region encoding:
- the LOC105469491 gene encoding serine/threonine-protein kinase MARK2 isoform X7, which produces MIRGRNSATSADEQPHIGNYRLLKTIGKGNFAKVKLARHILTGKEVAVKIIDKTQLNSSSLQKLFREVRIMKVLNHPNIVKLFEVIETEKTLYLVMEYASGGEVFDYLVAHGRMKEKEARAKFRQIVSAVQYCHQKFIVHRDLKAENLLLDADMNIKIADFGFSNEFTFGNKLDTFCGSPPYAAPELFQGKKYDGPEVDVWSLGVILYTLVSGSLPFDGQNLKELRERVLRGKYRIPFYMSTDCENLLKKFLILNPSKRGTLEQIMKDRWMNVGHEDDELKPYVEPLPDYKDPRRTELMVSMGYTREEIQDSLVGQRYNEVMATYLLLGYKSSELEGDTITLKPRPSADLTNSSAPSPSHKVQRSVSANPKQRRFSDQAAGPAIPTSNSYSKKTQSNNAENKRPEEDRESGRKASSTAKVPASPLPGLERKKTTPTPSTNSVLSTSTNRSRNSPLLERASLGQASIQNGKDSLTMPGSRASTASASAAVSAARPRQHQKSMSASVHPNKASGLPPTESNCEVPRPSTAPQRVPVASPSAHNISSSGGAPDRTNFPRGVSSRSTFHAGQLRQVRDQQNLPYGVTPASPSGHSQGRRGASGSIFSKFTSKFVRRNLSFRFARRNLNEPESKDRVETLRPHVVGSGVNDKEKEEFREAKPRSLRFTWSMKTTSSMEPNEMMREIRKVLDANSCQSELHEKYMLLCMHGTPGHEDFVQWEMEVCKLPRLSLNGVRFKRISGTSMAFKNIASKIANELKL; this is translated from the exons ATGATTCGGGGCCGCAACTCAGCCACCTCTGCTGATGAGCAGCCCCACATTGGAAACTACCGGCTCCTCAAGACCATTGGCAAGGGTAACTTTGCCAAGGTGAAGTTGGCCCGACACATCCTGACTGGGAAAGAG GTAGCTGTGAAGATCATTGACAAGACTCAACTGAactcctccagcctccagaag CTATTCCGCGAAGTAAGAATAATGAAGGTTTTGAATCATCCCAACATAG TTAAATTATTTGAAGTGATTGAGACTGAGAAAACGCTCTACCTTGTCATGGAGTACGCTAGTGGCG GAGAGGTATTTGATTATCTAGTGGCTCATGGCAggatgaaagagaaagaggctcGAGCCAAATTCCGCCAG aTAGTGTCTGCTGTACAGTACTGTCACCAGAAGTTTATTGTCCATAGAGACTTAAAG GCAGAAAACCTGCTCTTGGACGCTGATATGAACATCAAGATTGCAGACTTTGGCTTCAGCAATGAATTCACCTTTGGGAACAAGCTGGACACCTTCTGTGGCAGTCCCCCTTATGCTGCCCCAGAACTCTTCCAGGGCAAAAAATATGATGGACCCGAGGTGGATGTGTGGAGCCTAGGAGTTATCCTCTATACACTGGTCAGCGGATCCCTGCCTTTTGATGGACAGAATCTCAAG GAGCTGCGGGAACGGGTACTGAGGGGAAAATACCGTATTCCGTTCTACATGTCCACGGACTGTGAAAACTTGCTTAAGAAATTTCTCATTCTTAATCCCAGCAAGAGAGGCACTTTAGAG CAAATCATGAAAGATCGATGGATGAATGTGGGTCACGAAGATGATGAACTAAAGCCTTATGTGGAGCCACTCCCTGACTACAAGGACCCCCGGCGGACAG AGCTGATGGTGTCCATGGGTTACACACGGGAAGAGATCCAGGACTCGCTGGTGGGCCAGAGATACAACGAGGTGATGGCCACCTatctgctcctgggctacaagagcTCCGAG cTGGAAGGTGACACCATCACCCTGAAGCCCCGGCCTTCAGCTGATCTGACCAATAGCAGCGCCCCATCCCCATCCCACAAGGTACAGCGCAGCGTGTCGGCCAATCCCAAGCAGCGGCGCTTCAGCGACCAGG CAGCTGGTCCTGCCATTCCCACCTCTAATTCTTACTCTAAGAAGACTCAGAGTAACAATGCAGAAAATAAGCGGCCCGAGGAGGACCGGGAGTCGGGGCGGAAAGCCAGCAGCACAGCCAAGGTGCCTGCCAGCCCCCTGCCCGGCCTGGAGAGGAAGAAGACCACCCCAACCCCTTCCACG AACAGCGTCCTCTCCACCAGCACAAATCGAAGCAGGAATTCCCCACTTTTGGAGCGGGCCAGCCTCGGCCAGGCCTCCATCCAGAATGGCAAAGACAG CCTAACCATGCCAGGGTCCCGGGCCTCCACGGCTTCTGCTTCTGCCGCAGTCTCTGCGGCCCGGCCCCGCCAGCACCAGAAATCCATGTCGGCCTCCGTGCACCCCAACAAGGCCTCTGGGCTGCCCCCCACGGAGAGTAACTGTGAGGTGCCGCGGCCCAG CACAGCCCCCCAACGTGTCCCTGTCGCCTCCCCATCCGCCCACAACATCAGCAGCAGTGGTGGAGCCCCAGACCGAACTAATTTCCCCCGGGGTGTGTCCAGCCGAAGCACCTTCCATGCTGGGCAGCTCCGGCAGGTGCGGGACCAGCAGAATTTGCCCTATGGTGTGACCCCAGCCTCTCCCTCTGGCCACAGCCAGGGCCGGCGGGGGGCCTCTGGGAGCATCTTCAGCAAGTTCACCTCCAAGTTTGTACGCAG aaatcTGTCTTTCAGGTTTGCCAGAAG gaacctgaATGAACCTGAAAGCAAAGACCGAGTGGAGACGCTCAG ACCTCACGTGGTGGGCAGTGGCGTCAACGACAAAGAAAAGGAGGAATTTCGGGAGGCCAAACCCCGCTCCCTCCGCTTCACGTGGAGTATGAAGACCACGAGCTCCATGGAGCCCAACGAGATGATGCGGGAGATCCGCAAGGTGCTGGACGCGAACAGCTGCCAGAGCGAGCTGCATGAGAAATACATGCTGCTGTGCATGCACGGCACGCCGGGCCACGAGGACTTCGTGCAGTGGGAGATGGAGGTGTGCAAACTGCCGCGGCTCTCTCTCAATGGGGTTCGATTTAAGCGGATATCGGGCACCTCCATGGCCTTCAAAAACATTGCCTCCAAAATAGCCAACGAGCTGAAGCTTTAA
- the LOC105469491 gene encoding serine/threonine-protein kinase MARK2 isoform X2, whose product MSSARTPLPTLNERDTEQPTLGHLDSKPSSKSNMIRGRNSATSADEQPHIGNYRLLKTIGKGNFAKVKLARHILTGKEVAVKIIDKTQLNSSSLQKLFREVRIMKVLNHPNIVKLFEVIETEKTLYLVMEYASGGEVFDYLVAHGRMKEKEARAKFRQIVSAVQYCHQKFIVHRDLKAENLLLDADMNIKIADFGFSNEFTFGNKLDTFCGSPPYAAPELFQGKKYDGPEVDVWSLGVILYTLVSGSLPFDGQNLKELRERVLRGKYRIPFYMSTDCENLLKKFLILNPSKRGTLEQIMKDRWMNVGHEDDELKPYVEPLPDYKDPRRTELMVSMGYTREEIQDSLVGQRYNEVMATYLLLGYKSSELEGDTITLKPRPSADLTNSSAPSPSHKVQRSVSANPKQRRFSDQAGPAIPTSNSYSKKTQSNNAENKRPEEDRESGRKASSTAKVPASPLPGLERKKTTPTPSTNSVLSTSTNRSRNSPLLERASLGQASIQNGKDSLTMPGSRASTASASAAVSAARPRQHQKSMSASVHPNKASGLPPTESNCEVPRPSTAPQRVPVASPSAHNISSSGGAPDRTNFPRGVSSRSTFHAGQLRQVRDQQNLPYGVTPASPSGHSQGRRGASGSIFSKFTSKFVRRNLSFRFARRNLNEPESKDRVETLRPHVVGSGVNDKEKEEFREAKPRSLRFTWSMKTTSSMEPNEMMREIRKVLDANSCQSELHEKYMLLCMHGTPGHEDFVQWEMEVCKLPRLSLNGVRFKRISGTSMAFKNIASKIANELKL is encoded by the exons CCCACCTTGGGACACCTTGACTCCAAGCCCAGCAGTAAGTCCAACATGATTCGGGGCCGCAACTCAGCCACCTCTGCTGATGAGCAGCCCCACATTGGAAACTACCGGCTCCTCAAGACCATTGGCAAGGGTAACTTTGCCAAGGTGAAGTTGGCCCGACACATCCTGACTGGGAAAGAG GTAGCTGTGAAGATCATTGACAAGACTCAACTGAactcctccagcctccagaag CTATTCCGCGAAGTAAGAATAATGAAGGTTTTGAATCATCCCAACATAG TTAAATTATTTGAAGTGATTGAGACTGAGAAAACGCTCTACCTTGTCATGGAGTACGCTAGTGGCG GAGAGGTATTTGATTATCTAGTGGCTCATGGCAggatgaaagagaaagaggctcGAGCCAAATTCCGCCAG aTAGTGTCTGCTGTACAGTACTGTCACCAGAAGTTTATTGTCCATAGAGACTTAAAG GCAGAAAACCTGCTCTTGGACGCTGATATGAACATCAAGATTGCAGACTTTGGCTTCAGCAATGAATTCACCTTTGGGAACAAGCTGGACACCTTCTGTGGCAGTCCCCCTTATGCTGCCCCAGAACTCTTCCAGGGCAAAAAATATGATGGACCCGAGGTGGATGTGTGGAGCCTAGGAGTTATCCTCTATACACTGGTCAGCGGATCCCTGCCTTTTGATGGACAGAATCTCAAG GAGCTGCGGGAACGGGTACTGAGGGGAAAATACCGTATTCCGTTCTACATGTCCACGGACTGTGAAAACTTGCTTAAGAAATTTCTCATTCTTAATCCCAGCAAGAGAGGCACTTTAGAG CAAATCATGAAAGATCGATGGATGAATGTGGGTCACGAAGATGATGAACTAAAGCCTTATGTGGAGCCACTCCCTGACTACAAGGACCCCCGGCGGACAG AGCTGATGGTGTCCATGGGTTACACACGGGAAGAGATCCAGGACTCGCTGGTGGGCCAGAGATACAACGAGGTGATGGCCACCTatctgctcctgggctacaagagcTCCGAG cTGGAAGGTGACACCATCACCCTGAAGCCCCGGCCTTCAGCTGATCTGACCAATAGCAGCGCCCCATCCCCATCCCACAAGGTACAGCGCAGCGTGTCGGCCAATCCCAAGCAGCGGCGCTTCAGCGACCAGG CTGGTCCTGCCATTCCCACCTCTAATTCTTACTCTAAGAAGACTCAGAGTAACAATGCAGAAAATAAGCGGCCCGAGGAGGACCGGGAGTCGGGGCGGAAAGCCAGCAGCACAGCCAAGGTGCCTGCCAGCCCCCTGCCCGGCCTGGAGAGGAAGAAGACCACCCCAACCCCTTCCACG AACAGCGTCCTCTCCACCAGCACAAATCGAAGCAGGAATTCCCCACTTTTGGAGCGGGCCAGCCTCGGCCAGGCCTCCATCCAGAATGGCAAAGACAG CCTAACCATGCCAGGGTCCCGGGCCTCCACGGCTTCTGCTTCTGCCGCAGTCTCTGCGGCCCGGCCCCGCCAGCACCAGAAATCCATGTCGGCCTCCGTGCACCCCAACAAGGCCTCTGGGCTGCCCCCCACGGAGAGTAACTGTGAGGTGCCGCGGCCCAG CACAGCCCCCCAACGTGTCCCTGTCGCCTCCCCATCCGCCCACAACATCAGCAGCAGTGGTGGAGCCCCAGACCGAACTAATTTCCCCCGGGGTGTGTCCAGCCGAAGCACCTTCCATGCTGGGCAGCTCCGGCAGGTGCGGGACCAGCAGAATTTGCCCTATGGTGTGACCCCAGCCTCTCCCTCTGGCCACAGCCAGGGCCGGCGGGGGGCCTCTGGGAGCATCTTCAGCAAGTTCACCTCCAAGTTTGTACGCAG aaatcTGTCTTTCAGGTTTGCCAGAAG gaacctgaATGAACCTGAAAGCAAAGACCGAGTGGAGACGCTCAG ACCTCACGTGGTGGGCAGTGGCGTCAACGACAAAGAAAAGGAGGAATTTCGGGAGGCCAAACCCCGCTCCCTCCGCTTCACGTGGAGTATGAAGACCACGAGCTCCATGGAGCCCAACGAGATGATGCGGGAGATCCGCAAGGTGCTGGACGCGAACAGCTGCCAGAGCGAGCTGCATGAGAAATACATGCTGCTGTGCATGCACGGCACGCCGGGCCACGAGGACTTCGTGCAGTGGGAGATGGAGGTGTGCAAACTGCCGCGGCTCTCTCTCAATGGGGTTCGATTTAAGCGGATATCGGGCACCTCCATGGCCTTCAAAAACATTGCCTCCAAAATAGCCAACGAGCTGAAGCTTTAA
- the LOC105469491 gene encoding serine/threonine-protein kinase MARK2 isoform X12 produces MSSARTPLPTLNERDTEQPTLGHLDSKPSSKSNMIRGRNSATSADEQPHIGNYRLLKTIGKGNFAKVKLARHILTGKEVAVKIIDKTQLNSSSLQKLFREVRIMKVLNHPNIVKLFEVIETEKTLYLVMEYASGGEVFDYLVAHGRMKEKEARAKFRQIVSAVQYCHQKFIVHRDLKAENLLLDADMNIKIADFGFSNEFTFGNKLDTFCGSPPYAAPELFQGKKYDGPEVDVWSLGVILYTLVSGSLPFDGQNLKELRERVLRGKYRIPFYMSTDCENLLKKFLILNPSKRGTLEQIMKDRWMNVGHEDDELKPYVEPLPDYKDPRRTELMVSMGYTREEIQDSLVGQRYNEVMATYLLLGYKSSELEGDTITLKPRPSADLTNSSAPSPSHKVQRSVSANPKQRRFSDQAAGPAIPTSNSYSKKTQSNNAENKRPEEDRESGRKASSTAKVPASPLPGLERKKTTPTPSTNSVLSTSTNRSRNSPLLERASLGQASIQNGKDSTAPQRVPVASPSAHNISSSGGAPDRTNFPRGVSSRSTFHAGQLRQVRDQQNLPYGVTPASPSGHSQGRRGASGSIFSKFTSKFVRRNLSFRFARRPHVVGSGVNDKEKEEFREAKPRSLRFTWSMKTTSSMEPNEMMREIRKVLDANSCQSELHEKYMLLCMHGTPGHEDFVQWEMEVCKLPRLSLNGVRFKRISGTSMAFKNIASKIANELKL; encoded by the exons CCCACCTTGGGACACCTTGACTCCAAGCCCAGCAGTAAGTCCAACATGATTCGGGGCCGCAACTCAGCCACCTCTGCTGATGAGCAGCCCCACATTGGAAACTACCGGCTCCTCAAGACCATTGGCAAGGGTAACTTTGCCAAGGTGAAGTTGGCCCGACACATCCTGACTGGGAAAGAG GTAGCTGTGAAGATCATTGACAAGACTCAACTGAactcctccagcctccagaag CTATTCCGCGAAGTAAGAATAATGAAGGTTTTGAATCATCCCAACATAG TTAAATTATTTGAAGTGATTGAGACTGAGAAAACGCTCTACCTTGTCATGGAGTACGCTAGTGGCG GAGAGGTATTTGATTATCTAGTGGCTCATGGCAggatgaaagagaaagaggctcGAGCCAAATTCCGCCAG aTAGTGTCTGCTGTACAGTACTGTCACCAGAAGTTTATTGTCCATAGAGACTTAAAG GCAGAAAACCTGCTCTTGGACGCTGATATGAACATCAAGATTGCAGACTTTGGCTTCAGCAATGAATTCACCTTTGGGAACAAGCTGGACACCTTCTGTGGCAGTCCCCCTTATGCTGCCCCAGAACTCTTCCAGGGCAAAAAATATGATGGACCCGAGGTGGATGTGTGGAGCCTAGGAGTTATCCTCTATACACTGGTCAGCGGATCCCTGCCTTTTGATGGACAGAATCTCAAG GAGCTGCGGGAACGGGTACTGAGGGGAAAATACCGTATTCCGTTCTACATGTCCACGGACTGTGAAAACTTGCTTAAGAAATTTCTCATTCTTAATCCCAGCAAGAGAGGCACTTTAGAG CAAATCATGAAAGATCGATGGATGAATGTGGGTCACGAAGATGATGAACTAAAGCCTTATGTGGAGCCACTCCCTGACTACAAGGACCCCCGGCGGACAG AGCTGATGGTGTCCATGGGTTACACACGGGAAGAGATCCAGGACTCGCTGGTGGGCCAGAGATACAACGAGGTGATGGCCACCTatctgctcctgggctacaagagcTCCGAG cTGGAAGGTGACACCATCACCCTGAAGCCCCGGCCTTCAGCTGATCTGACCAATAGCAGCGCCCCATCCCCATCCCACAAGGTACAGCGCAGCGTGTCGGCCAATCCCAAGCAGCGGCGCTTCAGCGACCAGG CAGCTGGTCCTGCCATTCCCACCTCTAATTCTTACTCTAAGAAGACTCAGAGTAACAATGCAGAAAATAAGCGGCCCGAGGAGGACCGGGAGTCGGGGCGGAAAGCCAGCAGCACAGCCAAGGTGCCTGCCAGCCCCCTGCCCGGCCTGGAGAGGAAGAAGACCACCCCAACCCCTTCCACG AACAGCGTCCTCTCCACCAGCACAAATCGAAGCAGGAATTCCCCACTTTTGGAGCGGGCCAGCCTCGGCCAGGCCTCCATCCAGAATGGCAAAGACAG CACAGCCCCCCAACGTGTCCCTGTCGCCTCCCCATCCGCCCACAACATCAGCAGCAGTGGTGGAGCCCCAGACCGAACTAATTTCCCCCGGGGTGTGTCCAGCCGAAGCACCTTCCATGCTGGGCAGCTCCGGCAGGTGCGGGACCAGCAGAATTTGCCCTATGGTGTGACCCCAGCCTCTCCCTCTGGCCACAGCCAGGGCCGGCGGGGGGCCTCTGGGAGCATCTTCAGCAAGTTCACCTCCAAGTTTGTACGCAG aaatcTGTCTTTCAGGTTTGCCAGAAG ACCTCACGTGGTGGGCAGTGGCGTCAACGACAAAGAAAAGGAGGAATTTCGGGAGGCCAAACCCCGCTCCCTCCGCTTCACGTGGAGTATGAAGACCACGAGCTCCATGGAGCCCAACGAGATGATGCGGGAGATCCGCAAGGTGCTGGACGCGAACAGCTGCCAGAGCGAGCTGCATGAGAAATACATGCTGCTGTGCATGCACGGCACGCCGGGCCACGAGGACTTCGTGCAGTGGGAGATGGAGGTGTGCAAACTGCCGCGGCTCTCTCTCAATGGGGTTCGATTTAAGCGGATATCGGGCACCTCCATGGCCTTCAAAAACATTGCCTCCAAAATAGCCAACGAGCTGAAGCTTTAA
- the LOC105469491 gene encoding serine/threonine-protein kinase MARK2 isoform X5 produces MSSARTPLPTLNERDTEQPTLGHLDSKPSSKSNMIRGRNSATSADEQPHIGNYRLLKTIGKGNFAKVKLARHILTGKEVAVKIIDKTQLNSSSLQKLFREVRIMKVLNHPNIVKLFEVIETEKTLYLVMEYASGGEVFDYLVAHGRMKEKEARAKFRQIVSAVQYCHQKFIVHRDLKAENLLLDADMNIKIADFGFSNEFTFGNKLDTFCGSPPYAAPELFQGKKYDGPEVDVWSLGVILYTLVSGSLPFDGQNLKELRERVLRGKYRIPFYMSTDCENLLKKFLILNPSKRGTLEQIMKDRWMNVGHEDDELKPYVEPLPDYKDPRRTELMVSMGYTREEIQDSLVGQRYNEVMATYLLLGYKSSELEGDTITLKPRPSADLTNSSAPSPSHKVQRSVSANPKQRRFSDQAAGPAIPTSNSYSKKTQSNNAENKRPEEDRESGRKASSTAKVPASPLPGLERKKTTPTPSTNSVLSTSTNRSRNSPLLERASLGQASIQNGKDSLTMPGSRASTASASAAVSAARPRQHQKSMSASVHPNKASGLPPTESNCEVPRPSTAPQRVPVASPSAHNISSSGGAPDRTNFPRGVSSRSTFHAGQLRQVRDQQNLPYGVTPASPSGHSQGRRGASGSIFSKFTSKFVRRNLSFRFARRPHVVGSGVNDKEKEEFREAKPRSLRFTWSMKTTSSMEPNEMMREIRKVLDANSCQSELHEKYMLLCMHGTPGHEDFVQWEMEVCKLPRLSLNGVRFKRISGTSMAFKNIASKIANELKL; encoded by the exons CCCACCTTGGGACACCTTGACTCCAAGCCCAGCAGTAAGTCCAACATGATTCGGGGCCGCAACTCAGCCACCTCTGCTGATGAGCAGCCCCACATTGGAAACTACCGGCTCCTCAAGACCATTGGCAAGGGTAACTTTGCCAAGGTGAAGTTGGCCCGACACATCCTGACTGGGAAAGAG GTAGCTGTGAAGATCATTGACAAGACTCAACTGAactcctccagcctccagaag CTATTCCGCGAAGTAAGAATAATGAAGGTTTTGAATCATCCCAACATAG TTAAATTATTTGAAGTGATTGAGACTGAGAAAACGCTCTACCTTGTCATGGAGTACGCTAGTGGCG GAGAGGTATTTGATTATCTAGTGGCTCATGGCAggatgaaagagaaagaggctcGAGCCAAATTCCGCCAG aTAGTGTCTGCTGTACAGTACTGTCACCAGAAGTTTATTGTCCATAGAGACTTAAAG GCAGAAAACCTGCTCTTGGACGCTGATATGAACATCAAGATTGCAGACTTTGGCTTCAGCAATGAATTCACCTTTGGGAACAAGCTGGACACCTTCTGTGGCAGTCCCCCTTATGCTGCCCCAGAACTCTTCCAGGGCAAAAAATATGATGGACCCGAGGTGGATGTGTGGAGCCTAGGAGTTATCCTCTATACACTGGTCAGCGGATCCCTGCCTTTTGATGGACAGAATCTCAAG GAGCTGCGGGAACGGGTACTGAGGGGAAAATACCGTATTCCGTTCTACATGTCCACGGACTGTGAAAACTTGCTTAAGAAATTTCTCATTCTTAATCCCAGCAAGAGAGGCACTTTAGAG CAAATCATGAAAGATCGATGGATGAATGTGGGTCACGAAGATGATGAACTAAAGCCTTATGTGGAGCCACTCCCTGACTACAAGGACCCCCGGCGGACAG AGCTGATGGTGTCCATGGGTTACACACGGGAAGAGATCCAGGACTCGCTGGTGGGCCAGAGATACAACGAGGTGATGGCCACCTatctgctcctgggctacaagagcTCCGAG cTGGAAGGTGACACCATCACCCTGAAGCCCCGGCCTTCAGCTGATCTGACCAATAGCAGCGCCCCATCCCCATCCCACAAGGTACAGCGCAGCGTGTCGGCCAATCCCAAGCAGCGGCGCTTCAGCGACCAGG CAGCTGGTCCTGCCATTCCCACCTCTAATTCTTACTCTAAGAAGACTCAGAGTAACAATGCAGAAAATAAGCGGCCCGAGGAGGACCGGGAGTCGGGGCGGAAAGCCAGCAGCACAGCCAAGGTGCCTGCCAGCCCCCTGCCCGGCCTGGAGAGGAAGAAGACCACCCCAACCCCTTCCACG AACAGCGTCCTCTCCACCAGCACAAATCGAAGCAGGAATTCCCCACTTTTGGAGCGGGCCAGCCTCGGCCAGGCCTCCATCCAGAATGGCAAAGACAG CCTAACCATGCCAGGGTCCCGGGCCTCCACGGCTTCTGCTTCTGCCGCAGTCTCTGCGGCCCGGCCCCGCCAGCACCAGAAATCCATGTCGGCCTCCGTGCACCCCAACAAGGCCTCTGGGCTGCCCCCCACGGAGAGTAACTGTGAGGTGCCGCGGCCCAG CACAGCCCCCCAACGTGTCCCTGTCGCCTCCCCATCCGCCCACAACATCAGCAGCAGTGGTGGAGCCCCAGACCGAACTAATTTCCCCCGGGGTGTGTCCAGCCGAAGCACCTTCCATGCTGGGCAGCTCCGGCAGGTGCGGGACCAGCAGAATTTGCCCTATGGTGTGACCCCAGCCTCTCCCTCTGGCCACAGCCAGGGCCGGCGGGGGGCCTCTGGGAGCATCTTCAGCAAGTTCACCTCCAAGTTTGTACGCAG aaatcTGTCTTTCAGGTTTGCCAGAAG ACCTCACGTGGTGGGCAGTGGCGTCAACGACAAAGAAAAGGAGGAATTTCGGGAGGCCAAACCCCGCTCCCTCCGCTTCACGTGGAGTATGAAGACCACGAGCTCCATGGAGCCCAACGAGATGATGCGGGAGATCCGCAAGGTGCTGGACGCGAACAGCTGCCAGAGCGAGCTGCATGAGAAATACATGCTGCTGTGCATGCACGGCACGCCGGGCCACGAGGACTTCGTGCAGTGGGAGATGGAGGTGTGCAAACTGCCGCGGCTCTCTCTCAATGGGGTTCGATTTAAGCGGATATCGGGCACCTCCATGGCCTTCAAAAACATTGCCTCCAAAATAGCCAACGAGCTGAAGCTTTAA